One part of the Bdellovibrio sp. KM01 genome encodes these proteins:
- a CDS encoding RDD family protein has product MMTKATENTADIYVPSTWKRLLAVTIDQVFLAICYSPFYKAFYTVWFTDADVQFNLFQLLMLFLTPALYEAASLMLISATPGKWIMGLKVVPAHSPHEELDYTQCLLRPLTSRLSFFFSWAIFALAFFRYDRTHLSDWVAETRVVQFQPRSTRAGIRWVLGFFLVLSYSYEGLHYAAGILNEINWQEGKADLRDLLVVGGMDDMQLDFDMDDEGE; this is encoded by the coding sequence ATGATGACTAAGGCGACCGAAAACACCGCAGACATTTATGTGCCGAGCACTTGGAAAAGGCTCTTGGCCGTCACGATCGATCAGGTGTTTCTTGCGATCTGCTATTCGCCTTTCTATAAAGCCTTTTATACGGTGTGGTTCACAGATGCCGACGTACAGTTCAATCTGTTCCAGCTTTTGATGTTGTTTTTGACTCCCGCTTTGTATGAAGCGGCATCCTTGATGTTAATTTCGGCAACTCCTGGAAAATGGATTATGGGACTTAAAGTCGTTCCGGCCCATAGTCCCCACGAAGAACTGGATTACACGCAATGTCTTTTGCGTCCCTTGACCAGTCGTTTAAGTTTCTTTTTCTCCTGGGCGATCTTTGCCCTGGCGTTCTTTCGTTACGATCGAACGCATTTGTCTGACTGGGTTGCTGAGACTCGCGTCGTGCAATTTCAACCCCGCAGCACTCGGGCCGGAATTCGTTGGGTGTTGGGATTCTTTCTGGTTTTATCCTATAGTTACGAAGGCCTGCACTATGCAGCGGGGATTTTAAATGAAATCAACTGGCAAGAGGGCAAAGCAGATCTGCGTGATCTTTTGGTCGTGGGTGGAATGGATGACATGCAGTTAGATTTCGATATGGATGATGAAGGGGAGTAA
- a CDS encoding CCA tRNA nucleotidyltransferase, whose amino-acid sequence MDQVRTILQSHPHWPAVEAIYHKLAQEGYKAFLAGGCVRDALLGLKANDLDIATNATPDKIEELFEKTINVGKSFGVMRVVLGGADIEVATFRNDGNYKDGRRPDHVEFSTPEEDAKRRDFTVNALFYDMQNHQILDFVHGQEDLKKQVLRTVGEAKKRFQEDHLRLLRGARFAAQLDFAVESGTLAAMTEMAAAVKTVSGERLRDEMGKLLKSKNVPLGLRVMQDTGLQRELFPWKTPDVNWTAYPGCEIWQNLSLFLRSAGHSDLEKSIELLRLSTKERRGIEDAWELWQKPGDFLALRLGLQLQQMQKPGKTWALEVLMKEGLFEEAILRLLNEARSFGDELPKPFLTGEDLKGKLQGPAIGQCLQEAYCLQLEKSLKDRKQALSWLDSFLKKVN is encoded by the coding sequence ATGGATCAAGTTCGCACGATTTTGCAATCTCATCCCCATTGGCCTGCGGTGGAAGCAATCTACCACAAATTGGCGCAAGAAGGCTACAAGGCCTTTTTGGCAGGCGGTTGCGTGCGCGACGCTTTATTGGGGCTGAAAGCGAATGATTTGGATATAGCGACGAATGCGACTCCCGATAAAATCGAGGAGTTATTCGAAAAGACCATCAATGTGGGTAAAAGCTTCGGGGTCATGCGGGTGGTATTGGGGGGCGCCGATATCGAGGTTGCGACCTTCCGAAATGATGGCAACTATAAGGACGGCCGTCGCCCTGATCACGTGGAATTTTCCACTCCCGAAGAGGACGCGAAACGCCGGGATTTTACCGTCAACGCTCTTTTCTATGACATGCAAAACCATCAAATTCTGGATTTCGTTCATGGCCAGGAGGATTTGAAAAAACAAGTTCTGCGCACTGTGGGTGAAGCAAAAAAACGCTTTCAAGAAGACCATTTGCGTTTGCTTCGCGGAGCTCGGTTTGCAGCGCAGCTCGATTTCGCCGTCGAGTCAGGTACATTGGCGGCCATGACAGAAATGGCTGCGGCTGTGAAAACTGTCAGTGGCGAACGTTTGCGAGACGAAATGGGAAAACTTTTAAAATCCAAAAATGTGCCGCTGGGTTTAAGAGTGATGCAAGACACGGGTTTGCAAAGGGAGCTTTTCCCCTGGAAAACTCCCGATGTGAATTGGACTGCGTACCCGGGTTGTGAGATCTGGCAAAATTTAAGTTTATTTCTGCGCTCTGCAGGCCATTCTGATTTAGAAAAGAGTATTGAGCTTTTACGCCTGTCCACTAAAGAACGCCGCGGGATTGAAGATGCCTGGGAGCTTTGGCAAAAGCCCGGGGATTTTTTGGCACTGCGTTTGGGTTTGCAACTTCAGCAAATGCAAAAACCGGGTAAAACCTGGGCTTTGGAAGTTTTAATGAAGGAAGGGCTTTTTGAAGAGGCGATTTTGCGTCTGTTAAATGAGGCCCGCAGTTTTGGGGATGAATTGCCAAAACCCTTTTTGACGGGCGAAGACCTTAAAGGAAAACTTCAGGGTCCTGCGATTGGCCAGTGTCTGCAAGAAGCGTATTGCCTGCAGTTGGAAAAAAGTTTGAAGGATCGCAAACAAGCTCTTTCGTGGCTGGATAGCTTTCTTAAGAAAGTAAACTAA
- the queG gene encoding tRNA epoxyqueuosine(34) reductase QueG, with translation MTPQEIKPLLDPFLAELGVSHFGWAPLQNPLSFDFYRSWIEEGLHGEMKYLAEHAPIKENPKSKWGRAESALVFAMPYYPHPEKLENFPLKSARVSLYAQGMDYHFWFKQRMQKLCEELTKLFPEEEFLAFTDSSPLLERDLAKKAALGWVGKNTCVINPKKGSLFFIGEIVTSLKVTTEIAPLPDFCGTCTRCLDICPTGALIEPKKMDARKCISYLTIESRQVPDESLREKIGDWFFGCDLCQTVCPWNQKVFKGQLSIEKSLTLDTESAETLQKELSYILTASGKKLTKDFFGTPLARAGSFGLKRNAMIVAANRKIKGLQPEIEALKEHEKLGELAQWALMKLTT, from the coding sequence GTGACGCCTCAGGAGATAAAACCTCTCTTAGATCCTTTTTTAGCTGAACTGGGAGTTTCCCATTTTGGCTGGGCGCCATTGCAAAATCCATTAAGCTTTGATTTCTATCGCAGTTGGATCGAAGAAGGCCTGCATGGTGAGATGAAATATCTGGCCGAGCATGCTCCGATCAAAGAAAACCCAAAAAGCAAATGGGGCCGTGCTGAAAGTGCATTGGTTTTCGCCATGCCTTACTATCCGCATCCCGAAAAACTCGAAAATTTCCCACTAAAATCTGCTCGCGTCAGTCTGTATGCCCAAGGGATGGATTATCATTTTTGGTTTAAACAACGCATGCAAAAGCTTTGTGAAGAGCTGACAAAACTTTTCCCAGAAGAGGAATTCCTCGCCTTCACCGACAGCTCCCCTCTCTTAGAACGTGATTTGGCAAAAAAAGCGGCACTGGGTTGGGTTGGAAAAAACACTTGTGTCATCAATCCTAAAAAAGGCAGCCTCTTTTTCATTGGCGAAATAGTGACTTCTTTGAAAGTGACGACAGAGATCGCTCCTTTGCCGGACTTCTGCGGCACCTGTACACGCTGCTTGGATATTTGCCCGACGGGAGCTTTGATTGAGCCTAAAAAAATGGATGCACGCAAATGCATTTCCTATCTGACCATCGAATCACGTCAGGTTCCTGACGAGTCTTTGCGCGAAAAAATTGGTGATTGGTTTTTTGGTTGCGACCTTTGCCAAACAGTCTGCCCGTGGAATCAAAAAGTCTTTAAGGGACAGCTTTCCATCGAAAAAAGCCTGACATTAGACACAGAATCGGCAGAGACGTTACAAAAAGAATTAAGTTACATCCTGACCGCCTCAGGGAAAAAATTAACCAAGGATTTCTTTGGAACACCACTTGCCCGTGCGGGCTCTTTCGGTCTTAAGCGCAATGCCATGATCGTGGCGGCAAATCGAAAAATAAAAGGGCTTCAACCAGAAATTGAAGCCCTGAAAGAGCACGAAAAATTAGGAGAACTGGCCCAGTGGGCACTCATGAAGCTAACGACTTAG
- a CDS encoding HD-GYP domain-containing protein, with the protein MSTLRGDQKIDFNAYIKINDKMILYLRRGDSFEGDRLKRLKEKQLRKMYILTGEEQLYRGYLDRNLEMAYDNSSGKDLQTRVEVIQGAQQSNCEEVFENPENVETYNYAKEAAGKYVSFVMSNQQSVSSIMHLENTDKNLAHHGVTVSTLAIALAQKLGLNDLKKTQMLTLGALLHDYGHFLTGMNVNQKLSAMSPADKLLWWKHPSEGATKVRDKKHFDQSVINIIAQHEELIDGSGPLGMREKDIDPLAVIVCSANAIDRLITFEGVAKSEAAKKLMLERVGQHPLQHIQLLSDIMKGI; encoded by the coding sequence GTGAGCACACTTCGGGGAGACCAAAAGATTGATTTCAATGCCTACATCAAGATCAATGATAAGATGATCCTCTACTTACGTCGTGGCGACAGCTTCGAGGGGGACCGCTTAAAGCGTTTGAAAGAAAAGCAACTTCGCAAAATGTACATTCTGACTGGCGAAGAACAGCTTTACCGCGGTTATTTGGATCGAAATCTGGAAATGGCTTATGACAACTCCTCGGGCAAAGACCTGCAAACCCGTGTTGAAGTTATCCAAGGCGCCCAACAATCGAACTGCGAAGAAGTTTTCGAAAATCCAGAAAACGTCGAAACATACAACTATGCGAAGGAAGCCGCAGGCAAATACGTCAGCTTCGTTATGTCCAATCAACAATCCGTCTCCTCCATCATGCATTTGGAAAACACGGATAAAAACCTGGCCCATCACGGTGTGACGGTCTCAACTCTGGCAATCGCGTTGGCGCAAAAATTAGGCCTCAATGATCTTAAGAAAACTCAGATGCTGACATTGGGGGCGTTGCTGCACGATTACGGTCACTTCTTAACTGGCATGAACGTCAATCAAAAGCTTTCAGCAATGAGCCCTGCAGACAAACTTCTGTGGTGGAAACATCCCTCTGAAGGCGCCACAAAAGTCCGCGATAAAAAGCACTTTGATCAATCAGTGATCAATATCATCGCTCAGCACGAAGAACTGATCGATGGTTCGGGTCCCTTGGGAATGCGCGAAAAAGATATCGATCCTCTGGCGGTGATTGTGTGTTCTGCCAATGCGATTGACCGTCTCATCACATTCGAAGGCGTTGCAAAATCTGAAGCTGCTAAGAAACTGATGCTTGAGCGCGTGGGACAACATCCTCTGCAACACATTCAGCTGTTAAGCGATATCATGAAAGGCATCTAA
- a CDS encoding chloride channel protein, with product MPKSPVGFRLHKIIEKLQYKESLRILPFLVASLVAAFVSILYTKIFFAAEEISLRLLHETHWAISLFVTLLTVFLSWFLPHRFALQASGSGIPQMLIANELDPASDSALIRSLIGVRVICMKIIASIVCVLGGGAVGQEGPTLQIVSGIFYRIGEKSTRWIQQASTRTFILAGGASGLAAAFNTPLGGIAYALEELSKDYFNNFKTYVLWSVMATGLLVQTALGGYLYFGFPSIQSVGVQSYFSIVALAAITGVLGSLLGKILFRINQERKKIRNFKKLMAVNLVAGLIFWCAIYFWNEHGAGGGKTIITNILFKEQWASASDVIIRIVGPVLMAIAGVAGGLFAPTLAMGATIGSFFSELVWTHNHHLLVLCGMIGFLTGFMKTPFTAFILIFEMTDRHSSLFPMMLSAAVAAGVSHMISHHSFYDLVKEDFFHKKDMDNPAP from the coding sequence ATGCCTAAATCCCCCGTCGGCTTTCGACTTCACAAAATCATCGAAAAACTGCAGTACAAAGAATCTTTGCGAATCTTGCCATTTTTAGTGGCAAGTTTGGTCGCGGCTTTCGTTTCTATTCTTTATACGAAAATATTTTTTGCAGCCGAAGAGATCTCTTTGCGTCTTTTACATGAAACTCATTGGGCGATTTCTCTTTTCGTCACATTGCTGACGGTTTTTTTAAGCTGGTTTCTGCCCCATCGCTTTGCCCTTCAAGCCAGCGGCAGCGGTATTCCACAAATGCTCATTGCAAATGAACTGGACCCCGCCAGCGACAGCGCTTTGATTCGCTCGTTGATTGGCGTGCGCGTGATCTGTATGAAAATTATTGCAAGCATTGTCTGTGTACTGGGTGGCGGAGCCGTGGGACAAGAAGGCCCCACTCTGCAAATCGTTTCCGGTATTTTCTACCGCATCGGCGAAAAATCCACGCGTTGGATTCAACAGGCCTCCACCCGAACCTTCATTTTGGCGGGCGGCGCTTCGGGGTTGGCAGCCGCGTTCAATACTCCCCTGGGTGGTATTGCCTATGCCCTGGAAGAACTCAGCAAAGACTATTTCAATAACTTTAAAACCTATGTTTTGTGGTCCGTGATGGCGACAGGTCTTTTAGTGCAGACCGCGCTTGGAGGATATCTCTACTTTGGCTTTCCTTCCATTCAATCTGTCGGAGTGCAAAGCTACTTTTCAATTGTGGCCTTAGCCGCGATCACAGGGGTTCTGGGATCGCTGTTAGGAAAAATTCTTTTTCGTATCAATCAGGAACGTAAAAAGATCCGAAACTTTAAAAAACTAATGGCTGTGAACTTGGTCGCGGGTCTGATTTTCTGGTGCGCGATTTATTTCTGGAATGAACACGGCGCTGGCGGTGGCAAAACCATCATCACCAATATTTTATTTAAAGAACAATGGGCCAGCGCTTCGGACGTCATCATTCGCATTGTCGGCCCGGTTTTAATGGCGATCGCGGGAGTGGCCGGGGGGTTATTCGCCCCGACCCTGGCTATGGGCGCCACCATCGGCTCCTTCTTTTCAGAGTTGGTCTGGACTCACAACCATCACCTGCTGGTTTTATGCGGCATGATTGGATTTCTTACAGGCTTTATGAAGACGCCTTTCACCGCCTTCATTCTTATATTCGAGATGACCGACCGTCACTCCTCCCTCTTCCCGATGATGTTGAGTGCAGCAGTTGCCGCGGGCGTGTCCCATATGATAAGCCATCATTCATTCTATGACTTGGTGAAAGAAGACTTCTTTCACAAAAAGGACATGGATAATCCTGCACCCTAG
- a CDS encoding SlyX family protein — MDESRLVNLEIKISHQDQVIEELHQVVYEQQKAIEKLEVLLNGLTSRLKEALEAEGSEIRGNEKPPHY; from the coding sequence GTGGATGAATCGCGTTTAGTAAATTTAGAAATTAAAATTTCCCACCAAGATCAGGTGATCGAAGAGCTACACCAAGTAGTCTACGAACAACAAAAAGCGATCGAGAAACTGGAAGTCCTATTGAACGGACTCACCAGCAGACTCAAAGAAGCCCTCGAGGCCGAAGGCTCCGAAATCCGCGGCAACGAAAAACCACCGCACTATTAA
- a CDS encoding helix-turn-helix domain-containing protein, translating into MATQESKLASFLKECRLKSGLSQKEVSTVLGYETAQFVSNWERGVSSPPISILWKLAGLYKISAQKLFDVVLEEELRLTAINLKTRFKQAKSS; encoded by the coding sequence ATGGCTACACAAGAATCGAAATTGGCGTCTTTCCTAAAAGAGTGTCGTTTGAAATCTGGCTTGTCACAAAAAGAAGTTTCAACTGTTCTAGGTTATGAAACAGCTCAGTTCGTTTCCAACTGGGAGCGTGGTGTTTCTTCTCCACCGATTTCTATTTTGTGGAAATTGGCGGGTTTGTACAAAATCTCTGCACAAAAATTGTTTGATGTGGTTTTGGAAGAAGAACTTCGTTTGACCGCGATCAATCTAAAGACACGCTTCAAGCAAGCTAAGAGCAGCTAA
- a CDS encoding formimidoylglutamase has translation MSWLHPTDKHLLFTKNDKEDPRLGECVQLLPKGEPSLESYDFDFALLGYPDDEGIALNGGRVGAQNAPKEIRTYLYKMTPHLASPQLPKILDMGDLVNREKPIEERHAKGRELVNQLVKMNKRWIAFGGGHDYGYCDSTAFVENHKGNAVVINFDAHMDVRPTDKGMNSGTPFHRLLQEFSGQVDFAEVGIQNQCNSQAHIAWARGKGAEIITLDQVNEKGLLNSLKDFLRGKEGKKVFLSVDIDAFTSNEAPGCSQSWTTGLFTKDFMQALQWMMKNHDVRGMGIYEVSPPLDSDKRTCKLAALISHNFIFGLLNKG, from the coding sequence ATGAGTTGGCTACATCCCACAGACAAGCATCTTCTTTTCACAAAAAATGACAAAGAGGATCCTCGCCTTGGGGAATGCGTACAGCTACTGCCAAAGGGCGAACCTTCTCTGGAATCTTACGATTTCGATTTTGCTTTGTTGGGTTATCCCGATGATGAAGGCATCGCCTTAAATGGCGGTCGTGTTGGCGCTCAAAACGCCCCCAAAGAAATCCGTACTTATCTTTATAAAATGACCCCGCACTTGGCTTCGCCCCAACTTCCGAAAATTTTGGATATGGGAGATTTGGTTAACAGAGAAAAACCGATCGAAGAACGCCATGCCAAAGGCCGCGAACTGGTCAATCAATTGGTTAAAATGAATAAGCGCTGGATTGCTTTCGGCGGCGGTCATGATTATGGTTACTGCGACAGCACCGCCTTCGTGGAAAACCATAAAGGCAATGCCGTGGTCATCAATTTTGATGCTCACATGGATGTTCGCCCGACTGATAAAGGCATGAACTCCGGCACTCCTTTTCATCGCCTGCTTCAGGAGTTTTCTGGCCAGGTGGATTTTGCCGAAGTCGGCATTCAAAACCAATGCAATAGCCAAGCTCACATCGCTTGGGCACGCGGCAAGGGTGCCGAGATCATCACTCTGGATCAAGTGAATGAAAAAGGACTTTTGAATTCCTTGAAAGATTTCTTACGCGGTAAAGAAGGCAAAAAGGTTTTCTTAAGCGTGGATATCGATGCTTTCACTTCCAACGAAGCTCCGGGCTGTTCTCAGTCCTGGACGACGGGACTTTTCACCAAGGATTTCATGCAAGCCCTGCAGTGGATGATGAAAAATCACGATGTTCGCGGCATGGGTATTTACGAAGTCTCCCCGCCATTGGATTCTGATAAGCGCACTTGCAAATTAGCCGCGTTGATTTCTCATAATTTTATCTTTGGTCTTTTAAATAAAGGTTAG
- a CDS encoding low specificity L-threonine aldolase, with the protein MNRGFGSDNHAGVHPRILESLAKANVEHAPSYGTDEWTEQAVGAFRSHFGEQSQVFFVFNGTAANVTALRAITRPWQSVLCADVSHINMDECGAPEQMGGFKLQTVPTVNGKLSVEALENQFIRRGDQHFSQAAVLSITQPTELGTVYTLEELRSLISWARERKLFVHIDGARLSNAAVSLCLGFKEFTTDLGVDVVSFGGTKNGLMMGEAVIFLNKALAHDFKYVRKQSSQLPSKSRFIACQFIEYFKNDLWKDIAGNSLERAQELYEAIRDVPGVGVRTKPTSNAVFATIPAAWVKPLREKFFFYVWDEKTFECRWMTSWDTQSSDVQNFANAIKELSR; encoded by the coding sequence ATGAATCGCGGTTTTGGCAGCGACAATCATGCGGGTGTTCACCCCAGGATTTTAGAATCATTGGCCAAGGCCAATGTCGAACATGCGCCCTCTTATGGAACCGACGAATGGACCGAACAGGCTGTGGGTGCATTTCGCTCGCATTTTGGCGAACAATCCCAGGTCTTTTTTGTTTTCAATGGCACGGCCGCGAATGTCACGGCTTTGCGTGCGATCACTCGCCCATGGCAAAGTGTTCTTTGCGCCGATGTTTCTCATATAAATATGGACGAGTGCGGAGCCCCCGAGCAAATGGGTGGTTTCAAACTTCAAACGGTTCCCACTGTGAATGGAAAACTTTCGGTCGAAGCTTTAGAAAATCAATTCATCCGTCGCGGTGATCAGCATTTTTCACAAGCCGCGGTTTTAAGTATCACACAGCCTACGGAACTTGGAACTGTCTATACGCTGGAAGAACTGCGTTCTTTGATCTCCTGGGCGCGCGAGAGAAAATTATTTGTACACATTGATGGAGCTCGCCTTAGCAACGCGGCGGTTTCTTTGTGTTTGGGATTTAAAGAATTCACCACGGATCTGGGCGTTGATGTGGTCAGCTTTGGCGGCACAAAAAATGGTCTGATGATGGGCGAAGCTGTGATTTTTCTGAATAAAGCGTTAGCACATGATTTTAAATATGTGCGCAAACAAAGCAGCCAGCTTCCTTCCAAATCTCGCTTTATCGCCTGCCAGTTTATCGAGTATTTTAAGAATGATTTATGGAAAGACATTGCTGGGAATTCTTTGGAGCGCGCCCAAGAACTTTATGAAGCGATCCGTGATGTTCCCGGAGTGGGTGTGCGTACTAAACCGACCAGCAACGCGGTCTTTGCCACAATTCCTGCAGCATGGGTGAAACCCCTGCGCGAGAAATTTTTCTTTTATGTTTGGGACGAAAAAACGTTTGAGTGCCGCTGGATGACATCCTGGGACACACAAAGTTCCGACGTACAAAATTTTGCCAATGCTATTAAGGAGCTTTCACGATGA
- a CDS encoding tryptophan 2,3-dioxygenase family protein: MKYPPVHYHDYLGIDKILGAQHPKSVEYGKPAHDELLFIIVHQAYELWFKQILFELDSVLATFQKPTVAEEEMGQATSRLERIVAIQKLIMGQIDVLETMTPLDFLDFRDMLYPASGFQSFQWRLIETKLGLRIGDRLAYNQAPFWKSLSEGQQKEMLEVLDKPSLFDSLEKWLERTPFLQGENFNFWDSYKQAVNKMFNEDIATVQANAKIPDEEKKKTIEGLEKSLQSFDALFDEAAFNKLRAEGQFRLSYKAMHAALLIQLYRDQPILQTPFRIIRALLDIDENMTNWRYRHAMMAMRMLGNKIGTGGSSGHQYLAAATAKHKIFSDFFNLTTFFIPRSQVPALPKSISDRMSFHYT; this comes from the coding sequence ATGAAATACCCTCCGGTTCACTACCACGATTACCTAGGTATCGATAAAATCCTGGGCGCCCAACACCCCAAAAGTGTCGAGTACGGAAAACCTGCTCACGATGAATTGCTCTTCATCATTGTTCATCAGGCCTACGAGCTTTGGTTTAAGCAGATTCTTTTTGAATTGGATTCAGTTCTGGCGACGTTCCAAAAGCCCACTGTGGCCGAGGAAGAAATGGGTCAGGCCACTTCTCGCCTGGAAAGAATTGTCGCGATTCAGAAATTGATCATGGGTCAAATCGATGTTTTGGAAACCATGACACCTTTGGATTTCTTGGATTTCCGTGACATGCTTTATCCGGCATCGGGTTTCCAAAGTTTCCAATGGCGTTTGATTGAAACTAAATTGGGTCTGCGTATTGGCGACCGCTTGGCTTACAACCAGGCTCCGTTCTGGAAATCATTAAGCGAAGGCCAGCAAAAAGAAATGCTGGAGGTCCTGGACAAGCCTTCCCTTTTTGATTCTTTGGAAAAGTGGCTTGAGCGCACCCCGTTCCTGCAAGGTGAAAACTTTAATTTCTGGGATTCTTACAAACAAGCTGTGAACAAGATGTTCAATGAAGACATCGCAACTGTTCAGGCCAATGCGAAAATTCCTGACGAAGAGAAAAAGAAAACGATCGAAGGTTTGGAAAAATCTTTACAAAGCTTCGATGCCTTATTCGACGAGGCGGCGTTCAATAAACTGCGCGCCGAAGGTCAGTTCCGCCTGTCTTACAAGGCCATGCATGCGGCCCTGTTGATTCAGCTTTACCGCGACCAACCGATCCTGCAAACACCGTTCAGAATCATCCGCGCACTTTTGGACATCGATGAAAACATGACGAACTGGCGTTATCGCCATGCGATGATGGCCATGCGCATGCTGGGGAATAAAATCGGTACGGGCGGCTCAAGCGGCCACCAATACCTGGCTGCTGCGACCGCAAAACACAAGATTTTCAGTGATTTCTTTAATCTAACGACATTTTTTATTCCAAGAAGTCAGGTCCCGGCCTTGCCAAAATCGATTTCGGACCGAATGTCGTTTCACTACACTTAA
- the htpG gene encoding molecular chaperone HtpG, with amino-acid sequence MAKQVQAFNAEIKQLLDIVIHSLYSHKEIFIRELVSNASDAIDKLKFQSLTHQSLLPADWSPEIRLEGDKNQNTLKIIDNGIGMDQEEVVQFIGTIARSGAKAFMQMNEEMRNKPELIGQFGVGFYSAFMVADKVTLHTQKAGTNEGVVWESTGDGTYSIDSVPRPGGTGTTITLHLKKFAEEEEVQDFTDAWVLKSLIKKYSDFVAHPIKMKNDKGEDETLNSQKAIWLKSPSEVSKEDHKEFYQHLSHDFNEPLKTIHYRAEGTMEFNALMYIPGKRPWNFNNREMEYGLSLYIKRVFIMADCKELLPQYLRFVKGLVDSSDLSLNVSREILQQDRQVTAIKKNVTNKILSGLKDLLNKERTEYENFWTEFGSTFKEGLPVDPSNKDKIQELCLFHSTTSDKMTTLDEYVTRMKPEQKDIYYITGDSLSQVTNSPYLEKLKEKGFEVLLMVDTVDEWVVNAISTFKDKKLQSITSEGLNLDTEEEKKQKEEELKAAAATLQPLMDTMKKTLENQVKDVVLSERLTNTPVCLVSSAHDPSAHMQKLMAQMGQEYNQPVKRVMEINAKHPLFEKMLKASPEQQAKWSEILFAQALLNEGSSIPDPVKFSQQVAELMISAVH; translated from the coding sequence ATGGCAAAACAAGTTCAAGCCTTTAATGCAGAAATTAAACAACTTTTGGATATTGTGATTCACTCACTGTATTCCCATAAAGAGATTTTTATTCGTGAGTTGGTTTCCAACGCATCGGATGCGATCGATAAATTAAAATTTCAATCCCTGACTCACCAAAGCTTGCTTCCGGCTGACTGGTCTCCGGAGATTCGCTTGGAAGGCGACAAAAACCAAAACACCTTGAAAATCATCGACAACGGTATCGGCATGGACCAGGAGGAAGTGGTTCAGTTCATCGGAACGATCGCTCGTTCTGGTGCTAAAGCCTTCATGCAAATGAACGAAGAAATGCGCAACAAGCCTGAATTGATCGGTCAATTCGGTGTGGGGTTCTATTCCGCGTTCATGGTGGCTGATAAAGTCACTTTGCACACGCAAAAAGCTGGCACAAACGAAGGTGTCGTTTGGGAATCCACCGGAGATGGCACCTACTCTATCGATTCCGTTCCACGTCCGGGTGGCACGGGCACGACCATCACTTTGCATTTGAAAAAATTCGCAGAGGAAGAAGAAGTTCAAGATTTCACAGACGCCTGGGTTTTGAAGTCCTTGATCAAAAAATACTCTGACTTTGTGGCTCATCCGATCAAGATGAAAAATGACAAAGGTGAAGACGAGACATTGAACTCGCAAAAAGCGATCTGGTTAAAGTCTCCTTCTGAGGTGTCGAAAGAAGACCACAAGGAATTCTATCAACACCTATCCCATGACTTTAATGAGCCCTTGAAAACGATCCACTACCGTGCAGAAGGTACGATGGAGTTCAATGCCTTGATGTACATCCCGGGCAAACGCCCTTGGAACTTTAACAACCGCGAGATGGAGTACGGCTTAAGCCTTTACATCAAACGCGTGTTCATTATGGCTGATTGCAAAGAATTGCTACCGCAGTACCTGCGCTTTGTTAAGGGCTTGGTGGATAGCTCGGATCTTTCATTGAACGTTTCTCGTGAAATCTTGCAACAAGACCGTCAAGTGACTGCGATCAAGAAAAACGTGACGAATAAAATTTTGAGCGGCTTAAAAGATTTGCTCAACAAAGAACGCACAGAATATGAAAACTTCTGGACTGAGTTTGGTTCGACATTCAAAGAAGGTCTTCCCGTAGATCCATCCAACAAAGACAAAATCCAGGAACTTTGCCTGTTCCATTCCACGACGTCAGATAAAATGACGACTTTGGATGAGTACGTGACACGCATGAAGCCTGAACAAAAAGACATCTATTATATCACGGGTGATTCCTTGTCTCAGGTGACGAACTCCCCTTACCTGGAAAAACTAAAAGAAAAAGGCTTTGAAGTTCTTTTGATGGTCGATACTGTGGATGAGTGGGTTGTAAACGCGATCAGTACCTTTAAGGATAAAAAGCTTCAGTCCATCACGTCTGAAGGTTTAAACTTGGACACAGAAGAAGAAAAGAAACAAAAAGAAGAGGAATTAAAAGCCGCCGCTGCGACTTTGCAACCTTTGATGGACACGATGAAAAAGACATTGGAAAACCAAGTCAAAGACGTTGTGCTGTCTGAGCGTTTAACGAACACGCCCGTGTGCCTGGTTTCTTCCGCGCACGATCCTTCCGCCCACATGCAAAAACTTATGGCGCAAATGGGTCAAGAGTACAATCAGCCGGTGAAGCGTGTGATGGAGATCAACGCGAAACATCCGTTGTTTGAAAAGATGCTCAAGGCTTCGCCTGAGCAACAAGCGAAGTGGTCTGAGATTTTGTTTGCACAGGCATTGTTGAACGAAGGTTCATCGATCCCAGATCCAGTGAAATTCTCTCAGCAAGTGGCTGAGTTGATGATCTCTGCGGTTCATTAA